A region from the Salvelinus sp. IW2-2015 linkage group LG21, ASM291031v2, whole genome shotgun sequence genome encodes:
- the LOC111982321 gene encoding trichohyalin → MYPMDPERHSQQREYGEQETCSHQREYGAPETCSQRREYEEPETCSQRREYGEPETCSQWREYEEPETCSQRREYREPETCSQRREYEEPEXXXQRREXXEPETCSQRREYEEPERYSRRREYEEPETCSQWREYREPSSGQWDDGLETRDNGQAMAREPYSEYSSMRRTREGWEEYGSSSDMSFTMDPSSRDWSEDSLRGSGAPFSPDTDGDVDGDPLELSGEDLELLRKRMELEIIEEQIARKKAVLAMDLVGPESKAIRKQKTKDKDLEMLTKNVSNKDXTLKERVNSILRKRAWTNECRSKEAANQQVPPKLVLHPPKVVKSFVERMNESILHKDSIVKGSLTLDIHEEEHPLKLKVEALLEQRRNPTVKEDKAAKGFQYFLDVLNKGVDIDRLSKIVNNFKDLPSMGEELPQGQPPPLDGQPETNSKSERKVPSRKRRSRFDEFPLGCFNILXGQPTLLGVQPNPFGDLLREVVPAGSVLPQHRSLLQSGGGEIGQHSLSLGFIQAMDSPKNKKPKSTQVEEKRKGRYKSKSPPVEERRKERLTSKSPSVEEKRKGRLKSKSPPVGERRKGRLKSKSPPVEEKRKGRLKSKSPPVGESRKGRLKSKSPPVEEXRKERPEDEQKYGQIQSLLQTIGPDLGVEELGRLNDRIQERLYGKKRDLEQEVGNERNACGVEKEESKKEQRGEQEGQRGEQEKDKEEKQEGQERARGQKESGRRTKRRARRQRESKKGKEESKEGQRGEQEGKEEEQEGKEESEKINRRRKRRARRRRGDEKGKDKRRKHAQVNVTVFLVIR, encoded by the exons ATGTACCCCATGGATCCAGAGAGGCACAGTCAACAGAGGGAGTATGGAGAACAGGAGACATGCAGTCACCAGAGGGAGTATGGCGCACCAGAAACATGCAGTCAGCGGAGGGAGTATGAAGAACCAGAGACATGCAGTCAGAGGAGGGAGTATGGAGAACCAGAGACATGCAGTCAGTGGAGGGAGTATGAAGAACCAGAGACATGCAGTCAGCGGAGGGAGTACAGAGAACCAGAGACATGCAGTCAGAGGAGGGAGTATGAAGAACCAGAGAYATGKAGWCAGMGGAGGGAGKACRGAGAACCAGAGACATGCAGTCAGAGGAGGGAGTATGAAGAACCAGAGAGGTACAGTCGGCGGAGGGAGTATGAAGAACCAGAGACATGCAGTCAGTGGAGGGAGTACAGAGAACCGAGCTCAGGGCAATGGGACGATGGCCTTGAGACGAGAGACAACGGCCAGGCTATGGCCAGAGAGCCCTACAGTGAATACTCCAGCATGAGGAGGACTAGAGAAGGTTGGGAGGAGTATGGTTCTTCCTCTGATATGAGCTTCACCATGGACCCATCGTCCAGAGACTGGAGCGAAGATTCATTGAGGGGTAGCGGTGCTCCCTTCTCCCCAGACACAGATGGGGACGTTGATGGAGATCCTCTGGAGCTCAGTGGGGAGGACCTGGAGCTCCTTCGTAAGAGGATGGAGCTGGAGATCATAGAGGAACAGATTGCCCGCAAAAAAGCTGTTCTTGCTATGGACTTGGTTGGACCTGAATCAAAGGCCATCCGTAAACAGAAGACGAAGGACAAGGACCTTGaaatgttaacaaaaaatgtttcCAATAAGGATGWTACTCTTAAAGAGAGGGTGAATAGCATTTTGAGAAAGCGGGCATGGACCAATGAATGTCGCTCAAAG GAGGCTGCCAACCAGCAGGTCCCTCCCAAGCTTGTTCTCCATCCGCCCAAAGTGGTCAAAAGCTTTGTGGAACGGATGAACGAGTCCATCCTGCACAAAGACAGCATAGTGAAGGGCAGCCTTACCCTGGACATCCATGARGAGGAGCATCCTCTGAAACTCAAAGTGGAGGCTTTATTGGAGCAGCGACGTAATCCCACGGTGAAGGAG GACAAAGCAGCCAAGGGCTTCCAGTACTTCCTCGATGTCCTCAACAAAGGGGTGGACATCGACAGGCTCTCAAAGATTGtcaacaatttcaaggatttaCCCTCTATGGGAGAGGAGCTACCACAAGGTCAGCCGCCTCCACTTGATGGCCAGCCCGAGACCAACTCTAAGAGTGAGAGGAAGGTGCCCTCTCGCAAAAGGCGCTCCCGGTTTGATGAGTTCCCGCTAGGTTGTTTCAATATACTCKGGGGTCAGCCCACACTACTCGGGGTTCAGCCCAATCCGTTTGGGGATCTGTTGCGTGAAGTGGTCCCAGCAGGTAGCGTTCTGCCACAGCACCGCAGTCTCTTAcaaagtggaggaggagagattggGCAACATAGCCTTAGCTTGGGCTTCATCCAGGCTATGGATAGCCCAAAAAACAAAAAGCCCAAGTCTACacaggtggaggagaagaggaaaggaaggtATAAGTCCAAGTCTCCACCtgttgaggagaggaggaaagagaggcttACGTCCAAGTCTCCATCTgttgaggagaagaggaaagggaggCTTAAGTCCAAGTCTCCACCTgttggggagaggaggaaagggaggctTAAGTCCAAGTCTCCACCTgttgaggagaagaggaaagggaggCTTAAGTCCAAGTCTCCACCTGTTGGGGAGAGTAGGAAAGGGAGGCTTAAGTCCAAGTCTCCACCTGTTGAGGAGAAKAGGAAAGAGAGGCCTGAGGATGAGCAGAAATACGGACAAATCCAGAGCCTGCTGCAGACTATTGGGCCGGATCTGGGGGTGGAGGAGTTGGGCCGACTGAACGACAGGATCCAGGAGAGGCTGTATGGGAAGAAGAGAGACCTGGAGCAAGAAGTGGGCAACGAAAGAAATGCGTGTGGGgttgagaaagaggagagcaagAAGGAACAAAGAGGAGAGCAAGAAGGAcaaagaggagagcaagagaaggaCAAAGAGGAGAAGCAAGAAGgacaagagagagcaagaggacaaaAGGAGAGCGGAAGAAGGACAAAGAGGAGAGCAAGAAGgcaaagagagagcaagaagggCAAAGAGGAGAGCAAAGAAGGGCAAAGAGGAGAGCAAGAAGGCAAAGAGGAGGAGCaagaaggaaaagaggagagtgagaaaataaacaggaggaggaagaggagagcgagaaggagaagaggagacgagaAAGGGAAAGATAAGAGGAGAAAGCATGCTCAAGTAAATGTCACAGTATTCCTTGTTATCAGATAG